A portion of the Osmerus mordax isolate fOsmMor3 chromosome 22, fOsmMor3.pri, whole genome shotgun sequence genome contains these proteins:
- the gckr gene encoding glucokinase regulatory protein isoform X3 has translation MSDMWELSDYEPRLPVSEKSNPLTCDIDRATPNQIVKLLEACDAQMFQEETGSVYQRFFSNSIIQTMLEVSKQVEIILKDPEDSIVVLSGCGTSGRLAYLLATCFNRALREQNQEPQYCYIIAGGDRALLTSQEAPEDNPEVGMLSLMKLCEGKRHVLFIGISCGLSAPFVVGQLDFCLQQPDVYIPVLVGFNPVCQARNEPMPGSSLTFKGVAQRMQDLQGGQRAFILNPAVGPEAISGSSRMKGGSATKILLETILSAAHRAVYSHTPITRSGVTEHLRRYQKSVELTYSHSEDIASLLQSAGLSLQCAGRVCYLGWGSLAMMGLIDASECIPTFGADYDDIRGFLSGGYEDMGNTEGPLSSLGPQFCISHKDFVRLVLPTLTDQDTVVLLCSHSDDAVGVETMAGRVRGRTSSLHVLYHGQENGTVPDNLSSLCSSTLHIRWPGSSCGSSLHMQWELSTKLVLNAVSTGAHILRGKVYRNLMIDLQVSNSKLYHRAIQLLQVVPLALVCLLTGCSLTEAKSHLDSRPVLREAVEVCQASSPFGKP, from the exons ATGTCAGATATGTGGGAG TTGTCAGATTACGAGCCTCGGCTTCCTGTTTCGGAGAAGTCCAACCCCCTGACGTGTGACATCGACAGAGCGACGCCCAATCAGATCGTCAAGCTGCTGGAAGCGTGCGATGCCCAGATGTTTCAGGAGGAGACGGGATCAGTGTACCAg AGGTTCTTCAGTAATAGTATCATCCAGACAATGTTGGAGGTATCCAAACAGGTGGAGATCATTCTGAAG GACCCAGAGGACAGTATTGTAGTTCTAAGTGGCTGTGGGACCTCAGGTCGACTAGCCTACCTTCTGGCG aCTTGTTTTAACAGAGCCCTGAGAGAGCAGAATCAGGAGCCTCAGTACTGCTACATCATAGCTGGAGGAGACAG aGCTCTTCTCACCTCTCAGGAGGCCCCAGAGGACAACCCTGAAGTGGGCATGCTCAGTCTGATGAAG CTCTGTGAGGGGAAGAGGCATGTCTTGTTCATCGGCATTTCCTGTGGCCTCTCT GCTCCTTTCGTGGTGGGCCAGCTGGACTTCTGCCTGCAGCAGCCTGACGTCTACATTCCGGTTCTGGTCGGTTTCAACCCAGTCTGCCAAGCCAG gaatgAGCCTATGCCAGGGAGCTCTCTCACCTTCAAGGGTGTGGCTCAGAGGATGCAGGACCTCCAGGGAGGTCAAAGGGCATTCATCCTAAATCCTGCCGTCGGG cccgaGGCCATCAGTGGCTCCTCCAGGATGAAAGGAGGCAGTGCCACCAAGATCCTGCTGGAGACCATCCTCTCTGCTGCACACAGAGctgtgtactcacacacacccatcacacgcag tGGTGTGACAGAGCATCTGAGAAGGTACCAGAAGAGTGTGGAGTTGACGTACAGCCACAGTGAGGACATCGCTTCACTACTGCAGAGTGCAGGGCTCAG tctgcagtgtgctgggcgtgtgtgttacctgggctgGGGATCCCTGGCTATGATGGGGCTCATCGACGCCAGTGAGTGTATCCCCACGTTTGGAGCAG actatGATGACATCAGAGGCTTCCTCAGTGGAGGGTACGAAGACATGGGGAACACCGAGGGACCCCTGTCCTCGCTG GGTCCTCAGTTCTGCATCTCCCACAAGGACTTTGTCCGTCTGGTTCTTCCCACACTGACTGATCAGGACACGGTGGTGCTGCTCTGCTCACACAGTG ATGATGCTGTTGGCGTGGAAACAATGGCAGGCAGAGTGAGAGGCAGGACATCAAGTCTGCACGTTCTCTACCATGGACAGGAGAATGGCACTGTGCCT GACAACCTCAGTAGCCTGTGTTCCTCCACACTTCACATCCGCTGGCCAGGGTCTTCCTGTGGCAGCAGCCTACACATg cagTGGGAGCTTTCCACAAAACTTGTGCTAAATGCTGTCAGTACAGGAGCTCACATTCTGAGGGGAAAGGTCTACAGGAACCTAATGATCGACCTGCAGGTGTCCAACAGCAAACTTTACCACAGAGCCATTCAGCTGctgcag GTAGTCCCTCTGGCCTTGGTTTGTCTTCTGACTGGTTGTTCCCTGACGGAAGCCAAGTCCCACCTGGATTCCCGGCCAGTGTTGCGTGAGGCTGTGGAGGTGTGCCAGGCATCCTCACCTTTCGGCAAGCCATGA
- the gckr gene encoding glucokinase regulatory protein isoform X1, producing the protein MSDMWELSDYEPRLPVSEKSNPLTCDIDRATPNQIVKLLEACDAQMFQEETGSVYQRFFSNSIIQTMLEVSKQVEIILKDPEDSIVVLSGCGTSGRLAYLLATCFNRALREQNQEPQYCYIIAGGDRALLTSQEAPEDNPEVGMLSLMKLCEGKRHVLFIGISCGLSAPFVVGQLDFCLQQPDVYIPVLVGFNPVCQARNEPMPGSSLTFKGVAQRMQDLQGGQRAFILNPAVGPEAISGSSRMKGGSATKILLETILSAAHRAVYSHTPITRSGVTEHLRRYQKSVELTYSHSEDIASLLQSAGLSLQCAGRVCYLGWGSLAMMGLIDASECIPTFGADYDDIRGFLSGGYEDMGNTEGPLSSLGPQFCISHKDFVRLVLPTLTDQDTVVLLCSHSDDAVGVETMAGRVRGRTSSLHVLYHGQENGTVPDNLSSLCSSTLHIRWPGSSCGSSLHMQWELSTKLVLNAVSTGAHILRGKVYRNLMIDLQVSNSKLYHRAIQLLQKLSGCPECQCETALWKALYDTEDLPTHILSASLTTHTLTASRRSKVVPLALVCLLTGCSLTEAKSHLDSRPVLREAVEVCQASSPFGKP; encoded by the exons ATGTCAGATATGTGGGAG TTGTCAGATTACGAGCCTCGGCTTCCTGTTTCGGAGAAGTCCAACCCCCTGACGTGTGACATCGACAGAGCGACGCCCAATCAGATCGTCAAGCTGCTGGAAGCGTGCGATGCCCAGATGTTTCAGGAGGAGACGGGATCAGTGTACCAg AGGTTCTTCAGTAATAGTATCATCCAGACAATGTTGGAGGTATCCAAACAGGTGGAGATCATTCTGAAG GACCCAGAGGACAGTATTGTAGTTCTAAGTGGCTGTGGGACCTCAGGTCGACTAGCCTACCTTCTGGCG aCTTGTTTTAACAGAGCCCTGAGAGAGCAGAATCAGGAGCCTCAGTACTGCTACATCATAGCTGGAGGAGACAG aGCTCTTCTCACCTCTCAGGAGGCCCCAGAGGACAACCCTGAAGTGGGCATGCTCAGTCTGATGAAG CTCTGTGAGGGGAAGAGGCATGTCTTGTTCATCGGCATTTCCTGTGGCCTCTCT GCTCCTTTCGTGGTGGGCCAGCTGGACTTCTGCCTGCAGCAGCCTGACGTCTACATTCCGGTTCTGGTCGGTTTCAACCCAGTCTGCCAAGCCAG gaatgAGCCTATGCCAGGGAGCTCTCTCACCTTCAAGGGTGTGGCTCAGAGGATGCAGGACCTCCAGGGAGGTCAAAGGGCATTCATCCTAAATCCTGCCGTCGGG cccgaGGCCATCAGTGGCTCCTCCAGGATGAAAGGAGGCAGTGCCACCAAGATCCTGCTGGAGACCATCCTCTCTGCTGCACACAGAGctgtgtactcacacacacccatcacacgcag tGGTGTGACAGAGCATCTGAGAAGGTACCAGAAGAGTGTGGAGTTGACGTACAGCCACAGTGAGGACATCGCTTCACTACTGCAGAGTGCAGGGCTCAG tctgcagtgtgctgggcgtgtgtgttacctgggctgGGGATCCCTGGCTATGATGGGGCTCATCGACGCCAGTGAGTGTATCCCCACGTTTGGAGCAG actatGATGACATCAGAGGCTTCCTCAGTGGAGGGTACGAAGACATGGGGAACACCGAGGGACCCCTGTCCTCGCTG GGTCCTCAGTTCTGCATCTCCCACAAGGACTTTGTCCGTCTGGTTCTTCCCACACTGACTGATCAGGACACGGTGGTGCTGCTCTGCTCACACAGTG ATGATGCTGTTGGCGTGGAAACAATGGCAGGCAGAGTGAGAGGCAGGACATCAAGTCTGCACGTTCTCTACCATGGACAGGAGAATGGCACTGTGCCT GACAACCTCAGTAGCCTGTGTTCCTCCACACTTCACATCCGCTGGCCAGGGTCTTCCTGTGGCAGCAGCCTACACATg cagTGGGAGCTTTCCACAAAACTTGTGCTAAATGCTGTCAGTACAGGAGCTCACATTCTGAGGGGAAAGGTCTACAGGAACCTAATGATCGACCTGCAGGTGTCCAACAGCAAACTTTACCACAGAGCCATTCAGCTGctgcag AAGCTGTCTGGTTGTCCAGAGTGCCAGTGTGAGACAGCTCTGTGGAAGGCTCTGTATGACACAGAAGATCTCCCCACCCACATTCTCTCGGcctcactcaccacacacacgctcacagccAGCCGCAGGAGCAAG GTAGTCCCTCTGGCCTTGGTTTGTCTTCTGACTGGTTGTTCCCTGACGGAAGCCAAGTCCCACCTGGATTCCCGGCCAGTGTTGCGTGAGGCTGTGGAGGTGTGCCAGGCATCCTCACCTTTCGGCAAGCCATGA
- the gckr gene encoding glucokinase regulatory protein isoform X2, giving the protein MSDMWELSDYEPRLPVSEKSNPLTCDIDRATPNQIVKLLEACDAQMFQEETGSVYQRFFSNSIIQTMLEVSKQVEIILKDPEDSIVVLSGCGTSGRLAYLLATCFNRALREQNQEPQYCYIIAGGDRALLTSQEAPEDNPEVGMLSLMKLCEGKRHVLFIGISCGLSAPFVVGQLDFCLQQPDVYIPVLVGFNPVCQARNEPMPGSSLTFKGVAQRMQDLQGGQRAFILNPAVGPEAISGSSRMKGGSATKILLETILSAAHRAVYSHTPITRSGVTEHLRRYQKSVELTYSHSEDIASLLQSAGLSLQCAGRVCYLGWGSLAMMGLIDASECIPTFGADYDDIRGFLSGGYEDMGNTEGPLSSLGPQFCISHKDFVRLVLPTLTDQDTVVLLCSHSDDAVGVETMAGRVRGRTSSLHVLYHGQENGTVPDNLSSLCSSTLHIRWPGSSCGSSLHMWELSTKLVLNAVSTGAHILRGKVYRNLMIDLQVSNSKLYHRAIQLLQKLSGCPECQCETALWKALYDTEDLPTHILSASLTTHTLTASRRSKVVPLALVCLLTGCSLTEAKSHLDSRPVLREAVEVCQASSPFGKP; this is encoded by the exons ATGTCAGATATGTGGGAG TTGTCAGATTACGAGCCTCGGCTTCCTGTTTCGGAGAAGTCCAACCCCCTGACGTGTGACATCGACAGAGCGACGCCCAATCAGATCGTCAAGCTGCTGGAAGCGTGCGATGCCCAGATGTTTCAGGAGGAGACGGGATCAGTGTACCAg AGGTTCTTCAGTAATAGTATCATCCAGACAATGTTGGAGGTATCCAAACAGGTGGAGATCATTCTGAAG GACCCAGAGGACAGTATTGTAGTTCTAAGTGGCTGTGGGACCTCAGGTCGACTAGCCTACCTTCTGGCG aCTTGTTTTAACAGAGCCCTGAGAGAGCAGAATCAGGAGCCTCAGTACTGCTACATCATAGCTGGAGGAGACAG aGCTCTTCTCACCTCTCAGGAGGCCCCAGAGGACAACCCTGAAGTGGGCATGCTCAGTCTGATGAAG CTCTGTGAGGGGAAGAGGCATGTCTTGTTCATCGGCATTTCCTGTGGCCTCTCT GCTCCTTTCGTGGTGGGCCAGCTGGACTTCTGCCTGCAGCAGCCTGACGTCTACATTCCGGTTCTGGTCGGTTTCAACCCAGTCTGCCAAGCCAG gaatgAGCCTATGCCAGGGAGCTCTCTCACCTTCAAGGGTGTGGCTCAGAGGATGCAGGACCTCCAGGGAGGTCAAAGGGCATTCATCCTAAATCCTGCCGTCGGG cccgaGGCCATCAGTGGCTCCTCCAGGATGAAAGGAGGCAGTGCCACCAAGATCCTGCTGGAGACCATCCTCTCTGCTGCACACAGAGctgtgtactcacacacacccatcacacgcag tGGTGTGACAGAGCATCTGAGAAGGTACCAGAAGAGTGTGGAGTTGACGTACAGCCACAGTGAGGACATCGCTTCACTACTGCAGAGTGCAGGGCTCAG tctgcagtgtgctgggcgtgtgtgttacctgggctgGGGATCCCTGGCTATGATGGGGCTCATCGACGCCAGTGAGTGTATCCCCACGTTTGGAGCAG actatGATGACATCAGAGGCTTCCTCAGTGGAGGGTACGAAGACATGGGGAACACCGAGGGACCCCTGTCCTCGCTG GGTCCTCAGTTCTGCATCTCCCACAAGGACTTTGTCCGTCTGGTTCTTCCCACACTGACTGATCAGGACACGGTGGTGCTGCTCTGCTCACACAGTG ATGATGCTGTTGGCGTGGAAACAATGGCAGGCAGAGTGAGAGGCAGGACATCAAGTCTGCACGTTCTCTACCATGGACAGGAGAATGGCACTGTGCCT GACAACCTCAGTAGCCTGTGTTCCTCCACACTTCACATCCGCTGGCCAGGGTCTTCCTGTGGCAGCAGCCTACACATg TGGGAGCTTTCCACAAAACTTGTGCTAAATGCTGTCAGTACAGGAGCTCACATTCTGAGGGGAAAGGTCTACAGGAACCTAATGATCGACCTGCAGGTGTCCAACAGCAAACTTTACCACAGAGCCATTCAGCTGctgcag AAGCTGTCTGGTTGTCCAGAGTGCCAGTGTGAGACAGCTCTGTGGAAGGCTCTGTATGACACAGAAGATCTCCCCACCCACATTCTCTCGGcctcactcaccacacacacgctcacagccAGCCGCAGGAGCAAG GTAGTCCCTCTGGCCTTGGTTTGTCTTCTGACTGGTTGTTCCCTGACGGAAGCCAAGTCCCACCTGGATTCCCGGCCAGTGTTGCGTGAGGCTGTGGAGGTGTGCCAGGCATCCTCACCTTTCGGCAAGCCATGA
- the si:ch73-340m8.2 gene encoding tyrosine-protein kinase Src42A isoform X2, protein MGNMGNSIRCPELCPKPDSTQVFTSLHDYPCRTLGDLTLRKGDKLEVIAETTHWLYVRRTREEGHTEKQSGDEANIPDPEQGYVPRIFVRPLHSLEAQPWYFESVTTRLEAKRCLLRPENSEGAFLVSKRRDNHKYFLSVKSGTVARHYKIQEGEGGMYFLVKRKKFQNIIELVKSYSRDPDGLCCRLEQPCIQLDCPTVATLSYEEQWEVERTTLMWVDRLGSGEFGEVWSGLWNTTTPVAIKQFKELSEDILREIEIMKGLHHKRLLRLYGVVTTGEPVCIITELMINGSLSKFLKEHRQIGDIPFTLMLDFAVQVSEGMEYLETKKIVHRDLRADNILLTEMLSCKIADFGLSQFTFAGDEKVFKDTKVPLKWMAPEIFRGEPYTSKSDVWSFGILLMEIITYGEEPYLELTTAMVVKSLVKGYRMPCPPSCPADFYDIMDLCWRPEPWLRPAFLSIIHRLTTLAPESLTALE, encoded by the exons atgggTAACATGGGTAACTCCATCCGCTGCCCAGAGCTCTGCCCCAAACCGGACTCAACACAAGTCTTCACCTCACTGCATGACTACCCCTGTCGCACCCTCGGAGACTTGACCCTGCGTAAGGGAGACAAGCTGGAGGTGATCGCTGAGACGACTCACTGGTTATACGTCCGTaggaccagggaggagggacaCACGGAGAAGCAGAGTGGTGATGAGGCCAATATCCCTGACCCGGAGCAGGGATACGTCCCTCGGATTTTTGTCAGACCTCTACACAGTTTGGAAGCACaacc ttggtaTTTTGAAAGTGTAACCACCCGTCTGGAGGCTAAGCGCTGTCTTCTAAGACCTGAGAACTCCGAGGGGGCCTTTCTTGTGTCAAAGAGGCGGGACAACCATAAATATTTCCTGTCAG TGAAAAGTGGAACGGTGGCCAGACACTACAAAAtccaggaaggagagggtggaaTGTACTTCCTGGTTAAGAGGAAAAAGTTCCAGAATATAATAGAACTGGTAAAATCCTATTCTAGAGACCCTGATGGACTCTGCTGCCGACTAGAACAGCCCTGCATACAG TTGGACTGTCCCACGGTGGCCACTCTCTCCTATGAGGAGCAGTGGGAGGTGGAGCGTACCACTCTAATGTGGGTCGATCGCCTGGGCAGTGGGGAGTTTGGGGAGGTGTGGAGTGGACTCTGGAACACTACCACTCCTGTGGCTATAAAACAGTTTAAAG aactcaGTGAAGATATCCTGAGAGAGATTGAGATCATGAAGGGGCTTCATCATAAGCGGTTGCTAAGGCTGTACGGGGTCGTTACCACGGGAGAACCTGTTTGTATCATCACAGAGCTGATGATAAATGGAAGCCTGAGCAAGTTCCTCaaag AGCACAGACAGATTGGAGACATCCCCTTCACCCTCATGCTGGACTTCGCTGTTCAG GTCTCAGAGGGCATGGAATATCTGGAAACCAAAAAGATAGTTCACAGAGACTTGAGAGCAGATAACATTCTGCTGACCGAGATGCTAAGCTGCAAGATCGCTGATTTTGGTCTATCTCAGTTCACTTTCGCTGGGGACGAGAAGGTTTTCAAAG ATACAAAGGTTCCTCTTAAGTGGATGGCTCCTGAGATCTTCAGAGGGGAGCCTTACACCAGTAAGAGTGACGTCTGGTCCTTTGGGATTCTGTTGATGGAGATCATCACATATGGAGAGGAGCCCTatctag AGTTGACTACGGCGATGGTGGTTAAGAGCCTTGTAAAGGGGTACAGGATGCcatgccccccctcctgtcccgcGGACTTCTATGACATCATGGATCTCTGCTGGAGGCCAGAACCCTGGCTGAGACCAGCCTTCCTGAGCATCATCCACAGGCTGACAACCCTGGCCCCAGAATCCCTCACTGCACTGGAATAA
- the si:ch73-340m8.2 gene encoding tyrosine-protein kinase Src42A isoform X1 → MGNMGNSIRCPELCPKPDSTQVFTSLHDYPCRTLGDLTLRKGDKLEVIAETTHWLYVRRTREEGHTEKQSGDEANIPDPEQGYVPRIFVRPLHSLEAQPWYFESVTTRLEAKRCLLRPENSEGAFLVSKRRDNHKYFLSVKSGTVARHYKIQEGEGGMYFLVKRKKFQNIIELVKSYSRDPDGLCCRLEQPCIQLDCPTVATLSYEEQWEVERTTLMWVDRLGSGEFGEVWSGLWNTTTPVAIKQFKELSEDILREIEIMKGLHHKRLLRLYGVVTTGEPVCIITELMINGSLSKFLKEHRQIGDIPFTLMLDFAVQVSEGMEYLETKKIVHRDLRADNILLTEMLSCKIADFGLSQFTFAGDEKVFKDTKVPLKWMAPEIFRGEPYTSKSDVWSFGILLMEIITYGEEPYLVFIQCVCMLTELTTAMVVKSLVKGYRMPCPPSCPADFYDIMDLCWRPEPWLRPAFLSIIHRLTTLAPESLTALE, encoded by the exons atgggTAACATGGGTAACTCCATCCGCTGCCCAGAGCTCTGCCCCAAACCGGACTCAACACAAGTCTTCACCTCACTGCATGACTACCCCTGTCGCACCCTCGGAGACTTGACCCTGCGTAAGGGAGACAAGCTGGAGGTGATCGCTGAGACGACTCACTGGTTATACGTCCGTaggaccagggaggagggacaCACGGAGAAGCAGAGTGGTGATGAGGCCAATATCCCTGACCCGGAGCAGGGATACGTCCCTCGGATTTTTGTCAGACCTCTACACAGTTTGGAAGCACaacc ttggtaTTTTGAAAGTGTAACCACCCGTCTGGAGGCTAAGCGCTGTCTTCTAAGACCTGAGAACTCCGAGGGGGCCTTTCTTGTGTCAAAGAGGCGGGACAACCATAAATATTTCCTGTCAG TGAAAAGTGGAACGGTGGCCAGACACTACAAAAtccaggaaggagagggtggaaTGTACTTCCTGGTTAAGAGGAAAAAGTTCCAGAATATAATAGAACTGGTAAAATCCTATTCTAGAGACCCTGATGGACTCTGCTGCCGACTAGAACAGCCCTGCATACAG TTGGACTGTCCCACGGTGGCCACTCTCTCCTATGAGGAGCAGTGGGAGGTGGAGCGTACCACTCTAATGTGGGTCGATCGCCTGGGCAGTGGGGAGTTTGGGGAGGTGTGGAGTGGACTCTGGAACACTACCACTCCTGTGGCTATAAAACAGTTTAAAG aactcaGTGAAGATATCCTGAGAGAGATTGAGATCATGAAGGGGCTTCATCATAAGCGGTTGCTAAGGCTGTACGGGGTCGTTACCACGGGAGAACCTGTTTGTATCATCACAGAGCTGATGATAAATGGAAGCCTGAGCAAGTTCCTCaaag AGCACAGACAGATTGGAGACATCCCCTTCACCCTCATGCTGGACTTCGCTGTTCAG GTCTCAGAGGGCATGGAATATCTGGAAACCAAAAAGATAGTTCACAGAGACTTGAGAGCAGATAACATTCTGCTGACCGAGATGCTAAGCTGCAAGATCGCTGATTTTGGTCTATCTCAGTTCACTTTCGCTGGGGACGAGAAGGTTTTCAAAG ATACAAAGGTTCCTCTTAAGTGGATGGCTCCTGAGATCTTCAGAGGGGAGCCTTACACCAGTAAGAGTGACGTCTGGTCCTTTGGGATTCTGTTGATGGAGATCATCACATATGGAGAGGAGCCCTatctag TatttattcagtgtgtgtgtatgctgacaGAGTTGACTACGGCGATGGTGGTTAAGAGCCTTGTAAAGGGGTACAGGATGCcatgccccccctcctgtcccgcGGACTTCTATGACATCATGGATCTCTGCTGGAGGCCAGAACCCTGGCTGAGACCAGCCTTCCTGAGCATCATCCACAGGCTGACAACCCTGGCCCCAGAATCCCTCACTGCACTGGAATAA